One Canis lupus baileyi chromosome 1, mCanLup2.hap1, whole genome shotgun sequence genomic window, TGCTGGATGCCCAGCCACATCTGCCACTTCCATTGTCAATGTTTGATAGAATGTACACAGAGACGAACCCTTGGATGGTTcaccggttgagcatctgcatttggctcaggtcatgatccggggtcctgggatcgagtcccgcatccctCCCTCATaggagggagcctacttctccctctgcctatgtctctgactctctctctctgtctctcaaaataaataaataaaatctttttttttttttttttaaagaatgtatagaGAAAGGCTAAATCTGGTGCCTagagcccaggatcctggggccaACAGGTCCTGAGCCATGAAAGTCTAGGAAGGCTACTTTAgctctctgcacctcagtttccttcccaGTAAAACGGGAAGAGTAATCCCTATCACTAAAGgtgattataaagataaaatttagggatgcctgagtggttcagttggttaagcctctgccttccgctcaTGTCATGAttgcggggtcctgggattaagctacACGTTGGGcttccagctcagcagggagcccgcttctccttctccctctacaccCCCCCGCCACCGCTCTCTCTCTACTTACATGAGAGTGCGTACCCGTGtatgctcatgctttctctttctcaaataaataaaatcttacaagaaataaataaaaacttggagacAGCAGTGAATGTTGCACAACAATGCGAATacgcttaatgccactgaatgatacatttaaaaatggtcagaatGATAAATTTCAGGGTGTGTAAAGGGttactacaattaaaataaaaaaaggaggggagcacctgggtggctcgattgGTAGGGCATGcgactctcttttttttctttctttttttaaagattttatttatttattcatgagagacacagagagagagagaggcagagacacaggcagagggagaagcaggccccatgcagggagcccgacacaagactcaatccaggaccccaggatcatgccctgagccaaccactgagccacccaggtgtccctaaatttttttaaattaattttaaaaagttaagaatgacagaaagaaagaaagaaagaaagaaagaaagaaagaaagaagaaaagaaaagaaaagaaaagaaaagaaaagaaaagaaaagaaaaagatcaaactCAATTCTGACTGTGATGTGTCCCAAATCCTGTCTTGGGGAGTTGGAAGCTGTTCTTATCGTTGCTGTTCATTCAATATCTTCCTCTCTCGTCCCAGTTGATGATACAGCCTCAGAAGTCACAAAGTTAAAATGAAACAACATGGGACGCAAGAGTGGtacaatcagttaagcgtctgactcttagttttggctcaggtcatgatctcagggtcgtgtgaTTGAGCCTGGCAtcaatgctgagcacagagcctacttgagatttttttcctcactctccctctgcccctcactgctgtgcactctctctcccactctctctaaaataaagactttttcccCTGTCTCCctccaaaaaggaaataatgtacACAAGATATACTATGGGAGTGAGAAGGACCATTAGGGATACAGAAGGAGGGACCAGGGAGTCTTGTGATTGCTGTGTGGGGTATTTGGAACATGTCTATTCACCCTAGCATTTCACTTTGTAATTCCCTAATATACCTTTTACCAGTGTTCTTTTGGGTGAAGCAACCACCATGCGAAAAAAATGACAAGGTATGGATAATAATACATGATGTCTGGAACTGGTAGGGTAAGGCAGGGGGCAGAATGTGCCAGAACAACAAAGCAGGACTAGCCACAGAGGTGATGATGGTGGAAGCTAAGTAATGGATACAGTCCTATTATTCTATTTGCTCTGCTTTTTCTACAATAAGACAGCGATTAAACATCACATAGTAAAAGACACATTAAGTTCATGTCACAGAACATACCAAGTAACAAAGCATAACAACAGTTGTTAACCTTATAATTATCCATCTCATGATACCTCCATCTGAAGAAACAATAccccaaaataaattaaacatgatAATGTATTTCAAGGGCCAAACATGTTCCTGGCCCACAGTCAATACCCAATCCACAACCATGACTAATATAAAGAAAGGCCCTAGTCTTTGGTGTCACCATAAAGGTGACAATGGCTTGCCAACCTACCATGCACTCGCTCAGCTTTGTGTTTTGGGAGACGCACCTGATGCCACCTACCCCTGTGCTATGCTATTAATCCTCTGATCCAAATCTATCTGTCCAATGAACCAAGTAcagcagaggtcagcaaactttttctgtaatgGAGCAGATCAGATTTTTGGGTTGGTGGGTCAGCTAGGCTCTGCCTAAATTACCTCACTCTGCCATCGCATGGGAAAAGCAGCCCTAGAAGATTTTAAATGCATGGGCATGAattgtgtgccaataaaactttatttataaaaatagtgcCTGGATTCAGCCCAGGAAGGCCACAATTTGCCAACCCTTGGAGTAGAGAGTAACTCGATGCAAAGAATGGGCTGATCTGCAAAAAGAGTTTAAGATGTGGCCTGATAGTCTCAAATCCTTGGCTACTAAATTTCCAGATTATGCGTGTGTACGTGTATCCACAgatacattttaacaatgtttcaCGTTTCACCATTATTCCATATACTGCAAAGTAGTCTCCTTCTCTTGGCTGGTGGGCTTAAATTACAAGCTTCACTGCAACCAGCACCTGCCTTGTTCTTTACTGGAACCCCAGCACCCAGAATATCTGTAATACACGCCAGCAATGCAGTTTTCTTACAGGAcctacccccgccccccaatCTCTGAGCCTCGCGCATGCTCTGCACGTTCCAGCCCCATCAGCCTGCGAACTCAGGAGGGGTTCCTCTGCCAGCACCGGGCCTCCATCAGATGGAGCACCTGATGGCAGGTGCTCCATCACCCGCCCCCCTCGGCCGCCACGGGGTCCCGGTTTCAGACTGGGCGCAGAGGACTCACCTTGAGCGAAGGGATGTCTTCGGCGCGGATGACGAACTCGTCTCGCTCCCGGAAGATGCCCTCCCCGCCGCTCTCGCCAGCCTCCTCGTCGGTCTCCCCGCACACCGCCGCCGTTTCCTGCTTCTTGGCCAGGTGCAGGGGCCGGGCGTCGGGCGGCTCCGGCTCCTCGGGGGACGGGGCTGCGGGCTCCTCGGGCAcgacggcgggggcgggggcggtggtAGCCGCCGGGGGTGGCGGTGGGGCCGGAGGCGAGGGCAGGGGCGGTGGGGCTGGCGGTGAGCTGGGGACCGGGGCCACCAGCGGAGGCGGCGAGGGCAGGGCTGGCGGAGGGGGTGGCGGGGGCGGTGGTAGCGGCTGTGGCGTCGGGGCAGGGGGCGGCGAGGGTGGTGGCTTCTCCTCCAGCAGCGGGGGCTCTGGCGAGGGTGGGGGGAAGCGAGAGGGACGTCAGGGCAGACCCCACAGTGAGGTCCCCGAGGCCCCAAGGTTTGCGGCCAATGTCAATCAGTGTCTGCTCCCAGCCTTTTTGGGCTCCTCTCTTCTCCAGGGCCCCAACATAGTCCTCTTACTGTTCTGCACCCCCGCATCCCTTTGGATCAACCAGAGTTGTTTTCCTTCAACTCACACCCCAACACCCATCTGTGCTTCCAATGCCACTCAGTCCCTTCTTACTCTTCTGCTGTTGCACTTGGTCCTATCAAAGTTCATGTCTGACCCTGATCACctgtcccatcccctccccccccttttttttgaaaaattttaaagtaatctctacacccaacgtgggatGTGAACCTAcaaacccctagatcaagagtagcatgctccacggactgagccagccaggctctgtAGCCTTCCCAGACTTTTCATACCTACTTTTGTCCCCAGACAGCCACAGGAAGCCCACGTTCCATTAACTTCTTTCTCCAATGTCCTAATAAGCCTCCCTACCCAGATATGGTGCTCTGCCCTCCCCATCTTTTCCTCACCTCTACATACTGTCCCCTTCTGTCCCTTACTGTGGTCTAATACCATGACTTGATGTCCCTCCATCAAAATCAGTTGTCCCTCATCCCACCACATCCTTCAACGTGTCCCACCCCAGTCTATCTCCTCCTTGTCGCCCCAAGTCCCTCCAaagctccctgccctgccctggctccTAGTCTCTGAGTGCCATTCACCATCCCTAGCACCTCTTCTCCTGTCCCTTTCTATGCCAATAGCCCCTCAACTCACCCAAAACCCTTCTGCTGCGTCAACGTCCCTCCCTGAGACCCCTTCCCAGCTCCAGTGGTAATTCTGAGTCCCTGTAACCTGGAAACCTGTGCCTGATGTCCAGTTTAGTCCCAGAACACCTCCTAGATGCTTCAAAGCCCTTGCTGACTCTCCCCTCCAATTTTTATCTTCCCTCCCAATTCCCCAATCATTCCCTCTGCGCCTCTACCTCCCCATTTCCTGCTCAGGGGTCTTGTCCTCCTCCATCCAAGATCTTCCCTGCCCTTTCCTTCAACCACTCTCTACTCTAGGCTTCATTTATGCCCTCTGCTTCCCATAAACTCCCCATGGGTTTTATTAACATGCCCCTCTAACGTCTTAAAGTACCTCCTAACTTCTAAAACCGCTTCTTCTCCACCCCAGTGTTTTTAGTTATGAGCCTTACTGACCCTTCCAAGGTCCTTATACCCAATGCTCGCTCCCATTTCAGCAAATCCTGATACTCTGTTCAGAAGCCCCCAGCATTTCTTACTGCTGCCCTGACGCCTCCCTTCAGCTCGCACCCTCTGGCTTCCTTGCTCCCCATTTTCCACTTTCTACAATCTCCTAGAAGTCCTCTCCATTCCCTAGAACATCTTGGAGCCCTTAAGCCCCCTCATTAACTGCCTCAAACACCCTTCTCCTAATCGATGCCTCTATTCCACGCCCATCAAAGAACATTAAGGTTTGTCCAAAGGCTCTCTCAGGACAGCATCCAGACCCTGCTGTACCCCCAGCCTTTCCCTTCTACCACCACAAAAGACCCCTACTAATTAATGTTCCAGTCTCTCTTTAAACTATCCTCCTCCCCAAGTCTCTCCCTACAGCCCCCAATACATCTTTTTGCCATTTACCATACCTCTCTCAACCCTAGCTCATTCTCAGGCCCCATATCACCTGCTGGTTTTACAGGCTCTCTCAGCACCATGTCATCCACCTGTCCCCATCACTTAACCTGCTCTGTCTCTCAGCATTCTCCAGATCCCACCTCAGGGCACCTTAGCCCACTTAGCATCTGTGGGCAAATTAGAAAATGATGCCTTTCTCAAAATACTTGTTTGCCCTCAATTGGCAAATTACCTTTGTAAACACAAAACAACTTCATCTACAACGTGAATGATGCCTCTTAAACAAAGCACAACCTGCACAACTGTACCCAGCAGCCTCAATAACAGTAaagccccagcctggccccaaaGTGTCTTCCCAGAGCTCACCGGGTGTGCCATTGCTGCTGGCACTAGGGAGCCCCGGGAGAGGGGGGGGGCCTGGCACCACAGCTTCAGTTGCCAAGGAGGGCACATCTGGGGTGGAAGTGTCCTTAGGCCCGGCGAGGGGTGGGTCGTCAAGCGCAGAGATGGCTGAGGAGATGCTCTCCTGCAGGTCCCGGTTCTTGGCCACGGAGTCTTCTTCATCCGAGGAGAAGGAGGGCAGCGTCTCCAGGTTGCGTTTCAGCTCCTCATCCAGCCGCTTGCAGGGCGAAGGGCAGCCCAGCCCAAGCCCCTCGCTCTCAGCCGCCTCCAGCGCACCTCCCAGCCCAAAGGCTCCAGCAGGAGGCGGGTGTGGCACAGTGGGGGCGGCAGGAGGCTGCGGCTGCAGGCCCCGGGCTGGCACTGAGGGCGGCACGCTCTTGGGGGGGCTGAGTGGGGGTGTCAGGCCGGCCTGGTAGAGTGGTGGATGACGCTTGCCTGACTTGAGGAAGTCCAGGAAGGAGGCCATGAAGCCGGACTTCATCTCTGGCTgcttctcctccacctccttgATCTTGGCCTCGATCTTCTCCCGTGTCAGGCTGGAGTCCAGGCTGTTGTGGTCAGTGCCAGAGACGGCATCGCCGGATGAGGCTCCCAGGCCCTCGCCGGCCTTCGGCACGGACAGCTTGATCTAGATGTTGGGGCAGAAGGGAGTCAGGATCCACTACAGTGGGGTCCCCGAGtcccctccctgctcagagcCAGAGCACAGGACCCAAACCCTTACTTAAGACCTAGGTCAAATTCACACTTTCAGCCTGTGGAGCCCCACAATTTGAGCCGACAGACCCCTTCCCTTACGTTCTAGCAGGATAGGACTGGAATTCCTCCCTCAGCACTCACTGATCCTTCTGCTTCCAGCCCAGGAATTCAGCCTCCAGACTCTCCTCCCACAAAACCCACGAATCCAGAAACCCGCAATCGCTAGTCATTTAAGACCTAGAACCTAAGGCCCAAGCTCCAAAACCCTTTGCCTCCCTCTAAAACCCCGAAGTCTCAATTCTCAGAGCTCTCCAATGGCAGGAGCCTGGAATCTCCTCAAAGTTTCAGGAATATAAACCACAGCCCCCACTGCACCCAAGGAGTGTGGCCCCAGGCCTTTGCTATCTCTAAATTTTAGCCACCCCGACCCCAATCCCCCTCACCTTAAGTGGTTTCAGGGGCTCCAGCCGTGTGCCCCCTGCCTCCTCAGGCTTtctgccccggccccggccccggccccgaggcTTCTTGGCCCCATCAGCGGGCGTGGAGGCTGAGGCTGGCCCTGCAGTGGTAGGGACCTCCAGAGGGCGGATCCGGGGCCTCCCCCGGGGCCGGGGTGGGCCATCACGCTTAGCCTTTGTGGGCTTGCGGCCACGGCGCCTGGGGCCATCAGGGCCTGGGTTGGGTGGACAGAAGTCGATGTCACCCAGGGGTGAGAGGGCTGGGCGGGAGCGACAGCTGGACACCAGGTCAGGCAGGCGCCGAGGGTTGAGGCGGATGTCAGCGGGCACATCGGCCTTGTCCTCATCCGCCTCAAACTCGTACTCCTGAGCATACAGCTTCTTGGGTGTCTGGAAGGGTGGGTCACGGCGCCGTAGTAGGTGGAAAGAGGACGTCTTGAGCAGCTTCTTTGGCTTGGTAGAGCAGAAGATGGGCGAGGTCAGGCCTCCCTTGGGCTCTGaggcaggcggcggcggcggcgggggtggagggggcggaggggccgCCTGGTGTGGCCCACTCTGGATCAGGCCCAGAGGCTCGGCATTGACTGtggagggcagctcaggtggtTTGTTGGGGTCCAGGCCCAGGCCTGGCGTCTCAGGCCCAGCTCCAGATGCCCGACTGGGGCAGTAGGGCCCATAGGGGTCATAGGCAGGGGGGCCTGGAGGCGGCCCAGTACCCGCCTTGGGATCACCCTCGTCCTCGGGTGGCCCTGCCTTGCCATAGTCATCCGCTGCACCACCGCCAAACATCTCCTCCATGGTGGGAAAGAAGCTGCGCTCCTCATCTTGGAGCAAGGAGTCAGGAAAACAGATGGACGTGAGTGGCACAAAGCGGGGAGCCTTGGTGCCCTGCGGGCTGGGGCTGCGATAGGCACCTGAGGGATCCTTGCCCTCGGTATTAGGTGGGCCTACGCCAGTGTCACCAGGCCCCGGGGGCAGCGGTTCCAGGGCCCCAAGCAATTCCTGCATGGCTCCTGGTGGCTCCAGACTCTCCTCAGGTCGCaggcgggggctgggggcaccAGGCTCCAGGCCATGGCTTCGGAGGTGGGCCTCAAGCTGGAGGGGCatgggtggcgggggtgggggcggtggcggtggcggctgGGGGGCCCCGTCACGGGTAGCTGGCTCAAGGAGATGAACACCAACTTTGGGGGCActgggagaggggctgggggcgtGGCTGAGGACTGAGGGGAGCAATtgcgggggaggaggaggaggcagcacCAGTGGGAGGTCAGGGCCCCCAGCCTCCAGGAGGAGGCTGTGGGGTGTGGGCTGGGCAGGCTGagctgtgggaggtgggggtggtgggctCTTTTGGAGAAAGGCCCCCAGCTCCTTGGCACCTGCCCCATAGTGGACAACTGAGGTGGCCAGCCCCTCTGGGGTCTCACCGCCCCGTTCTGgccccttcttcttctccttcagcctccccaggcccagctccaggGCTGCTGTGGCACCCTCATCGAGGCTGGCACTAGTACGGATGACACTCTGCAGGTGATACCTCTGGGGGTCTTCCTTGGCCAGCTCATAGGGTGTGCCCGGTGGTCCCCCGGCCCCACCACTACCCCCAAGTCCCTTGGAGGCATCCGTTGCCCCATCTTCACCCACCAGGCCGTCTGCCCCTGAGGTCCGCGGGGGGCTAGGTGCCTGCAGGAGATGCTGGATGAGGAATTCCTCATCTTCTGTGCGCTCGGCAGGAGGCCCTCCAGGGCCAGCCAGCAGCTCCGAGCCATCCCCTTTGCCTTTGTAGCCACCTGCTCCGGCTGTGTAGCTGCCGGCTCCCGGAGGCGCCAGGAATGGGGCTGAGGCCAGGACGGAACTCAGGTACTTGCCAGGGGCTCCTGGAGAGCCGACTCCAGGCGGGCGGCCGGGGGCAGGCGGTGACTGAAGTGGGCGGATGATGTGAGAAGGGCTGGCCTCTCCACCACCCCCCAGTGAGCTGGGCCCCCAGCCACCACCATGACCCGAGAGCGCTGGGGAATGGCCAGTACTGTAGCTGAGCGAGGGGCTGGCTGTGGGCAGCCCCTGGGAGTGGGCAGCTGGCCCTGGGTATGGCTCACCCTGAACCCCATACAGCTGCCCCTGCAGCTGATCCGGGGAGTAGCTCTGACACGTGGCTAGGCCAGGAGGCGGCGGACCACTGGGAGGCTGTGGGGGCCCCCCTGAGTAGCTAGGGCCTTTGCTCAAGTCCTGTGCTTGACCCCCTCCAAACCCTTGCCCGTAGGCCTGGGGTCCTAGAAGCCCTTGGGGCTGACCAGGGGAATAGGCTTGGCCCCCTGCCCCACCAGCCCCAGAGGCCTTCCCAGTGGCATAGGCTGCTGCCGGCCCACCCAGACTCTGGCATTTGGGTGTGGCAGTTGAACGGGGTGGTGGGGGCCTGTTGGCACCGCCCGCAGCTGCTCCATAACCGCCTTTGCCCGTCTTGTAACCGGGCGACTGAATGATGGGACGGtaacctccaccaccaccccctgctcCACCTCCTCCAGCAGCCTCAGGGCCCGCAGCCCGGCCCGATGCCCCAGCCGTAGCCCCACTGGGCCCAGCCTTGCTAGGCTCACCAGCACCGGGGGAGGGCTCCCCACCGCCCAGGGGGCTGCAGGCCAGGTTAGCCCTGTGGCCCATGGAGGGATAGCTGCCTCCACAGCTCAGGTAGTGCTGGAGGGCATGGGCTGGTGGCGGAGGCGGTGGGGGCTGGGCACTGGCTGGCCGCTGGTAGTGCTTGATGACGGTGTCCTGGCGGGGCAGGGCCCGTTCGGGCGGCGGGGGGCCTGGGGCAGCACCCGAGAAGTTGTACAGCTGTGGGGAGGACTGTtcggcagcggcggcagcagcggaAGAGGAAGCCAGCAGATTGAACTGAGTCGGGAGGTGgcggggaggtggaggggggtcTGGGGGGCCGGGGCGGTAAGGAGGGGTCTGGGCCGGACCAAGACCTGCGGGCCCCAGGACACCGCCCCCCGCCAGGCGCTCGAAGCCCAGCGAGGATGGCACCGTGGGTGCCTGTGAGGGCTTCAGGTGCAACACGTCATGAGGGGACAGGAGCCCATTAGCTGGGGGACTGAACGGGGGGTCTTGGAGGCTGAGGGATGAGGGTACTGGGAAGGGGCGGCTGCCGAAGGAAGCCGGGTGCTGGTAGGCTGACAGGGCAGAGGAGGATGGAAAGGTGCTGGAACCCGGCAGGGCGCCTGAAATGAAGAGCTCCGTGGGGCCTGGCGTGTGCATGGctggggatgatgaaaaagaCCATAGGTCAGGGTGGACTACATGCCAGCCCCACCCTGGTCCTTCTGGGCCGACACTGGGCTTACCTGTTTGCCAGGAAGGACTGCGGAactgggagaggagagaggaggcagaggggccaggctgggggcccCGGGACTCCAGGGCTGAGATGAGGTTCATGACGGAGGCGTCTGGCCCTGCTGACCCTGCGTGGTGGAGGCCAGTGTCGAATAGTCCAGAGAGGCCTGGCCAAGGACAAGGGGGTAGAGTCAGCTAAGTGGGCTGTCAGGCACAGttgaaagggaaaaggaagaggtcAAAAGCAAGTTGGGTCAGGGCAAAGAAGTAAAGGGGGGAGATTCAAAGAGGATAAAGTGAACAGCCAAGCTAAGGAAACAGGGCCGAGGACAATGAGGGAAAAGGCAGCCAAGAAGCAGGATGAAGTGCACTCCAATAGTAAAGGAGCCCAGGAGAGGAAAGGTAGgcagagaaatacaaaaaaacagaatCGAAGGAAGTGGGTGCAACAGGACAGAGTTCttatggggggcgggggagacacAAAAGGATGTGGGCAATTCTAGTAAGGAAGGGGAAAGGATGGGGTAACCGGGGCCGCTTAGAAGGACCCGTGGACAGGCAGAAAGGGGTTGAGTCAAAGAAGGAGGATCCAGGGaggggggaaaaattaaaaattgtaaggagaaaaggaaaggagccACTCAGGAAAGTTAAAGATCAAATGGGACAATATAATCTTGCAGGCTCACCCAGGAAGAAGGGAACCAATCAGAAGCGAAAGAGGTAAGGACTACAGGGGTTAAGAACTGATGGGGAGGGTAAATCTAggggaaaaaggggggggggtccaAAGACTTACAACCAATCAGCAAAAAAGGAATCAGGAAGAACGAATTCAGAGAACCAAGGAGCCAAGAGGATGGGCAAACCCAGAGGGAAAGGATTGGGGTGGGATAGATAGGAGGAAAAGCCTGGAAGAGAAGGTGGGATTTGGGGGCTGAGGGGGACGGGGCCAATTGGAGAGAAAGAGGCGGGGCCAGAGACAAGGGTGGACGAATCCAGCGTGAAATTGAGCAGGGACCAGCAGCCTCAGAGGCAGCCAATCAGAGGAGAGGCAGCAAGGGGCGGGACAAGACGCAGGGCACGGCCAATTAGGAGGGGTGGAACTTTCAGGAGCCAACCAGCTGCCTCGGAGGGAGGGCCAGCCCAGACGGGGCAGGACGGGGGCCGTACCTGCCGGGTGGTGGTTGGTGGCATAGCTTTGCAGTGGGTGGGGGGCCGCGTAGGCCTGGCGGTGTAAGATGTCGGTCTCGGGGTGCGAGGTCCTGGAGCTGCCATAGACCAAGctagggggaagggagagatgttAGGGTGTCCTCCGAAGCTACCCTAGGAGAAGGGAACTCAGCAAATCCCCCGGGGTGTTGGGGGTAAATCTTCCAGCTGACTGGGGGTTATCCTAAGGAACTTTGGACCCTAAAGGAAAGAAGGCAAGGCAATCGGGGTACCCAACGAAAAGAGCAATGAAACATTCCCCACTCGAGTCCCCCATGAATAGAGCCAGAGAGTCTCACGTTTACAAACAGCCAAGCACAGCGACGAGACAAACAAGAGGGTGAAGAGTCAGAGGAAGTGCCTCAAGTTTAAATTGTGAAAGGTATGGACCTCCTACcgagcccaccccctgccccaggacaCAAGGCCCTAGGGTCAACCTG contains:
- the PRR12 gene encoding proline-rich protein 12; the encoded protein is MDRNYPSAGFGDPLGAGAGWSYERSAKASLVYGSSRTSHPETDILHRQAYAAPHPLQSYATNHHPAGLSGLFDTGLHHAGSAGPDASVMNLISALESRGPQPGPSASSLLSQFRSPSWQTAMHTPGPTELFISGALPGSSTFPSSSALSAYQHPASFGSRPFPVPSSLSLQDPPFSPPANGLLSPHDVLHLKPSQAPTVPSSLGFERLAGGGVLGPAGLGPAQTPPYRPGPPDPPPPPRHLPTQFNLLASSSAAAAAAEQSSPQLYNFSGAAPGPPPPERALPRQDTVIKHYQRPASAQPPPPPPPAHALQHYLSCGGSYPSMGHRANLACSPLGGGEPSPGAGEPSKAGPSGATAGASGRAAGPEAAGGGGAGGGGGGYRPIIQSPGYKTGKGGYGAAAGGANRPPPPRSTATPKCQSLGGPAAAYATGKASGAGGAGGQAYSPGQPQGLLGPQAYGQGFGGGQAQDLSKGPSYSGGPPQPPSGPPPPGLATCQSYSPDQLQGQLYGVQGEPYPGPAAHSQGLPTASPSLSYSTGHSPALSGHGGGWGPSSLGGGGEASPSHIIRPLQSPPAPGRPPGVGSPGAPGKYLSSVLASAPFLAPPGAGSYTAGAGGYKGKGDGSELLAGPGGPPAERTEDEEFLIQHLLQAPSPPRTSGADGLVGEDGATDASKGLGGSGGAGGPPGTPYELAKEDPQRYHLQSVIRTSASLDEGATAALELGLGRLKEKKKGPERGGETPEGLATSVVHYGAGAKELGAFLQKSPPPPPPTAQPAQPTPHSLLLEAGGPDLPLVLPPPPPPQLLPSVLSHAPSPSPSAPKVGVHLLEPATRDGAPQPPPPPPPPPPPMPLQLEAHLRSHGLEPGAPSPRLRPEESLEPPGAMQELLGALEPLPPGPGDTGVGPPNTEGKDPSGAYRSPSPQGTKAPRFVPLTSICFPDSLLQDEERSFFPTMEEMFGGGAADDYGKAGPPEDEGDPKAGTGPPPGPPAYDPYGPYCPSRASGAGPETPGLGLDPNKPPELPSTVNAEPLGLIQSGPHQAAPPPPPPPPPPPPASEPKGGLTSPIFCSTKPKKLLKTSSFHLLRRRDPPFQTPKKLYAQEYEFEADEDKADVPADIRLNPRRLPDLVSSCRSRPALSPLGDIDFCPPNPGPDGPRRRGRKPTKAKRDGPPRPRGRPRIRPLEVPTTAGPASASTPADGAKKPRGRGRGRGRKPEEAGGTRLEPLKPLKIKLSVPKAGEGLGASSGDAVSGTDHNSLDSSLTREKIEAKIKEVEEKQPEMKSGFMASFLDFLKSGKRHPPLYQAGLTPPLSPPKSVPPSVPARGLQPQPPAAPTVPHPPPAGAFGLGGALEAAESEGLGLGCPSPCKRLDEELKRNLETLPSFSSDEEDSVAKNRDLQESISSAISALDDPPLAGPKDTSTPDVPSLATEAVVPGPPPLPGLPSASSNGTPEPPLLEEKPPPSPPPAPTPQPLPPPPPPPPPALPSPPPLVAPVPSSPPAPPPLPSPPAPPPPPAATTAPAPAVVPEEPAAPSPEEPEPPDARPLHLAKKQETAAVCGETDEEAGESGGEGIFRERDEFVIRAEDIPSLKLALQTGREPPPIWRVQKALLQKFTPEIKDGQRQFCATSNYLGYFGDAKNRYQRLYVKFLENVNKKDYVRVCARKPWHRPPVPVRRSGQAKGPASAGGSSAPPPKAPAPPPKPETPDKTISEKPPEQTPETAVPEPPAPEKPSPPRPVDKEKEKERVTRGERPLRGERSAGGRQTRPERSLTAGQPATSRLPKARPTKVKAEPPPKKRKKWLKEAAGNASAGGGPPGSSSDSESSPGAPSEDERAVPGRLLKTRAMREMYRSYVEMLVSTALDPDMIQALEDTHDELYLPPMRKIDGLLNEHKKKVLKRLSLSPALQDALHTFPQLQVEQSGEGSPEEGAVRLRPAGEPYNRKTLSKLKRSVVRAQEFKVELDKSGYYTLYHSLHHYKYHTFLRCRDQTLAIEGGAEDLGQEEVVQQCMRNQPWLEQLFDSFSDLLAQAQAHSRCG